One region of Cryptosporidium parvum Iowa II chromosome 4, whole genome shotgun sequence genomic DNA includes:
- a CDS encoding Ccr4p. RNAse, which produces MKIKLNDTNNGIIIFTKCDSEDLIITKCVIQLNEDFEHFFSQITKDKVKNDTCFNKISITMNRNPSEDVSIFTKRLSLNLKKHIGNFIKLRFSQSLKVEISVKIQDNNFNDIGNVKLEDIINSQNLDVAKVSVVANNEKCQHFYFLIKKNVPLIESVNIKNEIIWGFPIVPNITFIKGESNNFSYKWYLQYNINEAKTKHDILPNLPENVIEIDQNYICDLKAEFTNKEEMSKILENIENYSIIFRIMLNSEISSLFDTIYRFNHINKPLEACWREERINRFKGDLKLSPELNVNRLKIVTFNILSEICAQTDKALNEMYTSCPQYALHSNYRRSLLARELIDLNADIIGLQEVQSCLYESFIHILMEFKGYSGVFNSDYASVTTFYKRELFNLLESDTILFKKMLINDYPEIVKEIKVKWPNFIEYLLDKILTVFQIVVLEHKITNVIYVFANTHFYYHPFGGHVRILQAKLLMDLIEKYLKRLRLSFPSKEVFTFLFGDFNTLAISDARTLFTEGIINSNSSEWIHSTLLNYNKKERSDSNDEQCENVNGHLNEDELKNLELHSLGFDLQTNNRCIDLLDIHLDKKYNNIQIRHKEKERIENADSKGFSSSLYYPFTNKVNRFSGQLDYIYLVEEEAFSDKFNIFLNNFLPYIDEAALSPINTLPSPQYPSDHISIGIDISITKNEN; this is translated from the coding sequence atgaaaataaaattaaatgatacAAACAACgggattattatttttacaaAATGTGATTCTGAAGATTTAATTATCACGAAGTGTGTCATCCAATTaaatgaagattttgaaCATTTTTTCTCACAAATTACTAAGgataaagttaaaaatgATACTTGCTTTAATAAGATATCAATAACAATGAATAGGAATCCATCAGAAGATGTGTCTATATTTACTAAAAGACTTTCTCTGAACCTGAAGAAACATATtggaaattttattaagttGAGATTTAGCCAAAGCTTGAAAGTAGAAATTAGCGTAAAAATacaagataataatttcaacGACATTGGAAACGTGAAATTagaagatattattaatagtcAGAATCTGGATGTTGCTAAAGTTAGTGTGGTGgcaaataatgaaaaatgccaacacttttattttttaattaagaaaaatgtACCTTTGATTGAATCTGTAAAcataaaaaatgaaatcaTATGGGGGTTCCCAATTGTACCAAACATAACATTTATAAAAGGGGAGTcgaataatttttcatatAAGTGGTATTTACAgtataatataaatgaagCAAAAACAAAACATGATATATTGCCAAATCTTCCAGAAAATgtaattgaaattgatcaaaattatatttgtgATTTGAAAGCAGAATTTACAAATAAAGAGGAAATGTCTAAAATTCTCGAGAACATTGAAAactattcaataatatttagaattatgctaaattctgaaatatcttcattatttgacACTATTTATAGATTTAATCATATTAATAAACCGCTGGAAGCATGTTGGAgagaagaaagaataaaCCGTTTTAAAGGtgatttgaaattaagtCCTGAATTGAATGTTAATAGATTAAAAATAGTGACTTTCAATATTCTATCGGAAATATGTGCTCAGACAGATAAGGCTCTAAATGAAATGTATACAAGTTGTCCACAATATGCATTACATTCCAATTATAGAAGAAGTTTATTAGCTAGGGAGCTTATTGACTTGAATGCAGATATAATAGGTCTTCAAGAAGTTCAGTCTTGTTTATACGAGTCGTTTATTCATATATTAATGGAATTTAAAGGATATTCAGGTGTTTTTAATTCTGACTATGCCAGTGTTACAACATTTTACAAAagagaattatttaatttattagaatcTGATACAAtacttttcaaaaaaatgttaattaatgattatCCGGAAATtgttaaagaaattaaagtaaAATGGCCAAACTTTATTGAATACTTGCTAGATAAAATTTTAACAGTATTTCAAATTGTCGTATTAGAACATAAAATTACCAATGTAATTTATGTGTTCGCCAACACGCACTTCTACTATCATCCTTTTGGGGGTCATGTTAGAATTCTACAGGCAAAGTTACTCATggatttaattgaaaagtACCTGAAGAGATTAAGATTGAGTTTTCCATCTAAAGAAGTTTTCACCTTTTTATTTGGTGACTTCAACACGCTTGCCATTTCAGATGCTAGAACACTTTTCACTGAAGGTATTATTAACTCAAATTCATCCGAATGGATTCACTCTACACTtcttaattataataaaaaagaaagatcAGACAGCAATGATGAACAATGTGAAAATGTTAATGGCCATCTTAACGAAGATGAACTCAAAAATTTAGAGTTACATAGTTTGGGTTTTGATCTTCAGACCAATAATAGGTGTATTGATTTGTTGGATATTCATCTAgacaaaaaatataataatatacaaATTCGTcataaagaaaaagaaaggatTGAAAATGCTGATTCCAAAGGGTTTAGTAGTAGTTTATATTATCCTTTCACAAATAAAGTCAACCGGTTTTCTGGCCAGTTAGATTATATTTATCTAGTAGAAGAAGAAGCTTTTTCCGACAAgtttaacatttttttgaaCAACTTTTTGCCATATATAGATGAAGCAGCCTTATCTCCAATTAACACTCTTCCATCACCTCAATATCCATCGGATCATATCTCAATAGGAAttgatatttcaataactaagaatgaaaattaa
- a CDS encoding adenosine monophosphate deaminase 2, whose product MSENSVDIRSVQATNCTESDMGQTLTENILNSKENREASLSFDDFFLFKSSSDSKIEKINYSDLVEHDSADLDDNSIDYISNPDKTQMEDLNFTGSTSSRYSNTEFKLKKSASNSTLDEFNRGILNDELETEYVKLIPNSEIVFAKSYDKEMNIAIGLIDEVLKMRDEWNYELPKIEHDHLIAHNYGNLQDGNPILDIELLVDTLPEKIDAKYEMINGVYSIKWYSNRNLLYNPITFKAIKKAGTADINLNFDVKCDFNEQSGESLCMKKSFPIYESESKSVHEFIRCLRRIMSLVHSPIVKSFTYYRLKFLLQSYQLYSLFNGKFENELSKKNIRTGFYNVYKVDTHVHHSACMSQQHLLKFIRKCYNSDKDRVVFYNHDNAPSTLGQVFNNVFGCDYQNNSIDHLNMDAIRNCFQRFDRFNEKYNPFGSNLMRDIFLKYNNPIKGKYLAEITKEVIQDLKTTHYQFVEWRISVYGKDKSEWKTLAEWLYNNGLYCKHVRWIIQIPRLYNIFHKDGCVKTFSEMLENIFSPLIEALINPKDNPLIFILLTNIVGWDTVDDESQISKYSMDNPNFCYPEYWRSGDNPPYSYWGFYLYSNIRVLNQLLYSRGLNPLMFRPHCGEAGKISHLATMYLLADSINHGILLKKTPVLQYLYYLKQIGIAVSPVSNNALFLELMKNPFPKFFNVGLNVSLSTDDPLIFHFTDESLLEEYSIASHIWKLNNIDLCEIARNSVLQSGFSPKYKASWLGVKNYSHLNKSLYNILNDLEPCEINDISRSNVPNIRIQFRKDMLKGEMDLINKYTVSIDRIENAINIVKNLRLKNVSDNISKEGVNRNSNTLMNNFP is encoded by the coding sequence ATGTCTGAAAATAGCGTTGATATTCGCTCTGTGCAAGCCACGAACTGCACAGAGTCTGACATGGGGCAAACCTTAACAGAAAATATActtaattcaaaagaaaatagaGAGGCTTCACTCTCTTTTGACGacttttttctctttaaaTCTTCCTCAGATAGTAAGATTGAGAAGATTAATTATTCCGATTTGGTCGAACATGATTCCGCAGATTTGGACGATAATTCAATCGATTATATATCTAATCCAGATAAAACTCAAATGGAAGACTTAAACTTTACTGGAAGTACTTCAAGTCGCTACTCTAATActgaattcaaattaaaaaagagtGCTTCAAATAGTACTTTAGACGAGTTTAATAGAGGGATACTAAATGATGAACTCGAAACTGAATATGTCAAGTTGATCCCTAACTCAGAAATTGTTTTTGCTAAGTCATACGATAAGGAAATGAATATTGCAATTGGTTTGATTGACGAGGTACTAAAAATGAGAGACGAATGGAATTACGAGCTACCTAAAATAGAACATGATCATTTAATAGCTCACAACTATGGGAATTTACAAGATGGAAACCCTATATTagatattgaattattggTAGATACTTTACCAGAAAAGATAGATGCCAAATATGAAATGATTAATGGTGTTTATAGTATTAAATGGTATTCAAATAGAAATTTACTTTATAACCCTATAACATTCAAAGCAATTAAGAAAGCAGGTACAGCTGACATAAACTTGAATTTTGACGTAAAATGTGATTTTAATGAACAATCCGGAGAGTCACTATGCATGAAAAAAAGTTTCCCAATATATGAATCTGAAAGTAAGTCTGTGCACGAATTCATAAGATGTTTAAGAAGAATAATGAGTCTGGTTCATAGTCCAATAGTAAAGAGTTTTACATATTATAGATTAAAATTCTTACTACAAAGCTATCAATTATATTCACTTTTTAACggaaaatttgaaaatgagtTGTcgaaaaagaatattagGACTGGTTTCTATAATGTTTATAAAGTTGATACACATGTTCACCATTCAGCATGCATGAGCCAACAGCATCTTCTTAAGTTCATTAGGAAATGCTATAATTCAGACAAGGACCGTGTAGTATTTTACAATCATGATAATGCTCCAAGTACATTAGGGCAGGTATTCAATAATGTGTTTGGTTGTGACTATCAAAATAACTCTATAGATCACTTAAATATGGATGCAATTAGGAACTGTTTTCAAAGGTTTGATAGATTTAACGAGAAATATAATCCATTCGGTTCCAATCTGATGAGAGATATATtcttaaaatataataatccaattaaaggaaaatatCTTGCTGAAATTACAAAGGAAGTAATTCAAGATTTGAAAACTACGCATTATCAATTTGTGGAATGGAGAATCAGTGTCTACGGTAAAGACAAGAGCGAATGGAAAACTTTAGCAGAGTGGCTATATAATAATGGTTTATATTGTAAACATGTAAGATGGATCATTCAGATTCCAAGactttataatatttttcacaAAGATGGGTGCGTTAAAACATTCAGTGAAATGCTCGAAAACATATTTTCCCCATTAATAGAAGCATTGATCAATCCAAAAGATAATCCCctgatttttattttacttACTAATATTGTTGGTTGGGATACAGTAGATGATGAAAGCCAAATAAGTAAGTATTCAATGGATAACCCGAACTTTTGTTATCCAGAATATTGGAGATCAGGAGATAACCCACCATACTCTTATTGGGGCTTCTATCTTTATAGTAATATTCGAGTGCTAAATCAACTTTTATACTCTAGAGGTTTAAATCCATTGATGTTCAGGCCTCATTGTGGAGAAGCTGGAAAAATCTCACACTTAGCTACAATGTATTTATTAGCTGATTCTATTAACCACGGAATATTACTAAAAAAAACTCCAGTATTGCAATATTTATACTACTTGAAACAAATTGGCATTGCAGTTTCTCCTGTTTCTAACAATGCGTTGTTTTTGGAGTTAATGAAAAATCCATTCCCAAAGTTTTTTAATGTTGGATTAAATGTCTCGCTATCAACTGATGATCCCCTTATTTTTCACTTCACAGATGAATCTCTTCTCGAAGAGTATTCTATTGCCTCTCATATTTGGAAATTGAACAATATTGACCTTTGCGAGATCGCAAGAAATTCGGTTCTTCAGTCTGGATTTTCACCAAAATATAAGGCAAGTTGGTTAGGTGTGAAAAACTACAgtcatttaaataaatcactatataatattttaaatgatttgGAACCTTGTGAAATCAACGATATTTCGAGGTCTAATGTCCCAAACATTAGAATCCAGTTTAGAAAAGATATGCTTAAAGGTGAAATGGACCTCATAAATAAGTATACAGTTTCAATTGATAGAATCGAAAATgcaataaatattgtaaaaaatttaagaCTGAAAAATGTTTCTGATAATATAAGCAAAGAAGGAGTTAATCGTAACTCTAATACcttaatgaataatttcCCCTAA